The DNA sequence TCAATTAATCTTGTGGTGCATTTTTTTAACAAGCTGGCTCATCTGGAACCTCCAGAACATTAAAATTGCGAAGCCCACACCCATTAAAACAAAGAGCCAAATACTGTCATCTTGACCCTCTCTCTTTGACCGCACCTCAGCGATTCCGAAACCCTCCCTCACTGAATCCCCAACCCTCCCTTCGTCCAAGTGTCCGTACAACACGTAAACCCTTCCCTTCTCTCCCATCGTCACCGATGTCGGAAACCGTCGCAGATCCAGCTCCAACCTGTCGAACACCACTCCCTCCGCCCAGCTGTCTTCGCTCTTCAGGAACCACATCTTGTTCACCGGCGACACCGCCGCCGCAACTCCTCCGTCCTTCCTCAAGGCAATGTCGTCGGCGCCGACGAGATCCTCGTTCAAAATCACCACCCTCGCTGTTCCGTCGATCGCGTCAACCTTGAATAGTTTTCCCGTGCACGATTGAACAACGAGGAGGTAACCTTTGCTTACGTAAGCTATTCCATTGAGGCCTAAGAGGCTGTCGTTCTTCGCCGTCGCCGGAATGTTCGCCGTGAAGAGCTGAGATCTGGAGAAGATCGAGGCCTCGCCATCAACGGTTACTTTCCAGATGTAGTTTCCCGCGGAGTTTGTTACGAAGGCATTACCGTCGTAGTCGACGGCGACGTCGTTTGCGGCAGCGGGGGACGTGTCTTCGGAGGAGGAAGGGAGCGAGGAGAGGAATATTCGGTGGCGGGAGCGAGCGTCGTAGGCCGCGAGTGCGTTGAACGGAGGTTGATTGTTGTTGTGGTTCTGGTGAACGACCGCGAGGAGGCGGTTGCGGTAAGAATCGACGGCGATGCCGAGGATGGAAGCACCGTCAGGAAGGTCGGTGTCGGAGATGAAGGTTTCCACGACGCCGGCATCGGATACTGCAGCGATAAGGCGCTGCTGGAGGGATCCAAGGAGGAAATGCTGCGCTTGTGGATCCCACGCGAGTGATTCTGGATACAGGTTCGGTGAGCGGAAATTGATGACGTGAGCATTACGTGCAAGAATAGGGACTGTTTGGCTGATAGCGATTACAAAAATGGGAATAAGGAATAGAGATTGTTTGGGTGATAAGAATAGCATGGCTTTTTGCAGTAGTGAGTGTTAAGGGGAGTGTAGAATTAGAACTCTGCAAGAAGCTGGAATGTGTGGCTCCATAATGCATAGTGAAGAGGTGTGATGGGAAACACCAAACCAGTCACAACAAATATAGCGATTAAGA is a window from the Arachis hypogaea cultivar Tifrunner unplaced genomic scaffold, arahy.Tifrunner.gnm2.J5K5 arahy.Tifrunner.gnm2.scaffold_50, whole genome shotgun sequence genome containing:
- the LOC114927200 gene encoding uncharacterized protein; the encoded protein is MLFLSPKQSLFLIPIFVIAISQTVPILARNAHVINFRSPNLYPESLAWDPQAQHFLLGSLQQRLIAAVSDAGVVETFISDTDLPDGASILGIAVDSYRNRLLAVVHQNHNNNQPPFNALAAYDARSRHRIFLSSLPSSSEDTSPAAANDVAVDYDGNAFVTNSAGNYIWKVTVDGEASIFSRSQLFTANIPATAKNDSLLGLNGIAYVSKGYLLVVQSCTGKLFKVDAIDGTARVVILNEDLVGADDIALRKDGGVAAAVSPVNKMWFLKSEDSWAEGVVFDRLELDLRRFPTSVTMGEKGRVYVLYGHLDEGRVGDSVREGFGIAEVRSKREGQDDSIWLFVLMGVGFAILMFWRFQMSQLVKKMHHKIN